ATTGTCTCAAGTTCGATTTCTACTAAGAATGCGCCCATTGAAGTGAAGATCGTGCTAGCTTTCTCGAGGGTGCCTTAGTTTTGTAGGGATCATGattttcttcatatatttgGATGATAATATAATACAGTACAATGTATAGGATATACTAAAGAAGCTAACTAAATGAAATGCAATTTTCTAGATATGCTAGCTTTATAAATACTCAACCTTTACCATGTTTTAGGAACTTCTCTTTGATTGTGTTGTTAGGATtgtaaatagtaaaataaattagatgacAATGTTGTAAATACGATGTAGTGGGTTGAACAAGTGAaacaattacaaaaaaaaaactctcttTTCATGTACTGGGTCCTCGGTCTGTTCTCACCTAGACTTAGGCCATTCTCCTCTCTTACCCTAATTCAGAATTCTAGTTTATAACAGTTTGATAttgtatatatttcaatttgtttCTTTGATTATCAATTCTATTGTAGGTGACTTTGGAGGCTACCCATCACGGACCTGAAATAAACTCACCAACCATGTTTGTGGAGATAGGTATATTCTTCACCTCCAcccaacttatttataaatcGGATAGAAGCTCGTTGGGTTTGCTGAAATTGCATAAAAAGCTCATTTTACTTGTTGAACTAAAGAAATAGGCTCAAATCACCTCCCAACGTTTTTTTAACTGCCTTAAATCTTATGTTTCTTAGCTAATGCTtccctattttgtttttttgccCATAAGACCTTGAATTGGTTGGTAAGAATTTAGATTTAATGTACAAGTCTAATTTGttgccttctccttgtactatACTAGGAAGTACAGAAGAACAATGGAAGAGGCAGGATGCTGCACAAGCCATTGCTTTAGTTGAGCATCTCTTCTAATTGAGCCTTATTTAGAAACAATTTTGTACTTGAATTCTAGATCTGGATATGCTTGAGAGAACACCAATGAATACTTTGAGACAGATTCAGATACGTTTGTTTCATAACCTTCAAACAACTCTTACCGATGATCCAAATGACTGTTTGTCATGAAATTTGAATAGGTTGTAGATAGATCTCTTCAAGATGGGTTTTCTTTTCTGGATCTAGATCTAGATCTGAGCCAGACTAAGTTCAAATACAACCCGTTTCCACATCTGGATTCACAACTGAATGATAATTTGTGTTTCCAAATGTTTCTTATGGTTGTGAAACTTTTCATGacaaatttttttaacacaGCTGTTCTTGTGATGATTAAAGTTAGTTTGGGAAGGTTTAGGACTGGGTGGAGGAGCTGCAGTAGGGCACTGGAGTAGGTACAGTGGGTGCAAGTTTTGTAATGGAAATATTGTTGTATTTGAAAATGGAATgtcattatttttgtaattaattatataatccTTGTTTGATTTCACAGGAAGAACTACCAAAATAAGGTCCTTCTTGGAATTGGTGGTGGACATTATGTACCAAGGCATATGGACATTGTCATGTGAGTATGCATCAGCATTTACGAACAATGTCTATATCATGTTTTGAACATGTGACCAGAACGTATCAATCGAATCTTGTGATTAATTGTTGTAATTGAATATGCAGAAAAACTCATACTTCCATTATTGTTATGTACATACATACATATTCCTATACAAAAACTCCATTGTCTAATATTTCATTCcttaaaaattagtttgaagatttttatttttcaggaaAGATGGTGTGTGGGTAGGTCACCTTCTGTCTGGGTATTCATTGAcaatggaagaagaagatgttcatAAATCTGAAGGAAAAACAAGCACAGACTCTGTAGGTGGGACTTGGAGACAAGCTATCAAAGTTGCACTTGAGACTACTAAATCAGCATTCCCTGGGGGAGAAGTTTTAGCACATCTTGACAAGAAGTTAGTATTGCACTTCATATTTCTTTATGTTTTTCTTCTCTTTGAATTTTAGGAAGCTATCATGACCCCACTATAGTCATGCCTAGGAATCGAATTTTAGACAAGATTCTTTCCACTTGAGCTATCCTAGTGAGTTATTTCTTATATGTTTTCGTAAATAGTAAACTCATAAATAATCACTCAAAACTCACAAGTATTTGTCATTTTCAAAATTCTCCTTAAAACTATTATTCTTTTTTGGAATAAGCCCTTACACTATGAAACACATTTGATGCGACCAAAATAAAATGGTCCGGCTATAAAAATGAAAACGCTAAAAAATGCCCTTTCAAAAGTGCTTATATCATGGGCCTATTTTGAAATTGATGGATACTTTAAGGATTATTTATGGGTTTTACTCTTTTGTAAACTTAAAATGAATTCTTTTGAACACATCTTCAGATTCAATTCGAAAATACTAGATTGAAGTGGGAGGTTGTGACGCCTTCAGGGATTAGTCGAGGTGTGTGAAAAGTTGTCCGGACACCCTACTTATACAATAAAagaaacttaaaaatattttctaagatgTTTGACTAGTAAATTTTGATGCAACTCATGTTCAGGGCTTAATACGACTATCAATCAGAATGAGGAGAATgctttaattatttgtttgattattttgtgATTTGGGTTCTTTATTGGTACATGTCACATATACTTATAGTTAGGTAATTAGAGATATAGTTAGTAGTATTAATAGTAGTTAATATGATAGTTAATTGAGAATTGAATAATGATGAATAAGAAGATAGTAGTTCGGTTGCTTCTCTGCTCCGTCTCTGAAGTGTCTTGCCCACGTCCCCCATTCTATCATAATGTTTCTCGATTCCCATCCATTCTTTCACAATTGTTGTTATCTCGTCTTAATCGCTCTTAATCATAATCATATTATGCAGGAGTTTGAAAGGTTGGCAAAAACAGGCAATCACAAAGTTCCTAGTGGAGCTGAATGTGAATATTGGAAAGCCTTCTGATTTCTACTGATTGTTCTTGTTTTGTGTATAGTTAAGTGTTTTTTCATTGGTGTTCCcattattaaatttcttattttgttaCTTATGAAACCAAAGGAATTTGATTTTCTGAAAGATGGGTTTTATTGTCAATTTCCTGTACATTCTAGCCTGTCATTTAAGATTCAActtattgttattgttattgaTAACTAGAGATGATTTCTTGTCCCAATTATTATATGGAATTCAAGAGAAATAGAAGAAAGTTTGATATTAGATCTTGGCAAGATCAAGATTTTGTAACTTTTGATACTATATTGGTGGAGGTTAAAAAATGAGCACTTCACTCTCGAAATAATGAGTATAGATTGTAGAAAATATATGAAAAGCTAGGTTAAAATTCTTGCACTTTAATGTGGAACTAAATGAGCatttaagataaatgaaaattttatgttttagtttTGCTCTAATTTAAATGTGACATTAAAAATTGTGATTTTTACTACATCTGTcatacttacaaaattaataatacaaatacaTAGTAAATTAACATCTATTTTATATGAGAAATAGTTACTTAAAACAAATACAAGAAGTAAGAAACTTTTTATCCtatataattgtatataatTGTGTTGTTTGAGAAGATTTCTTAAAATGATTTGGTTGacttttatatgtttaattttttttttttttttttaagaacgtTTGGTTCCGCTGCTACTATGGAgttaatccccgcgggttaagtacatagcccgcaaacatacttaaccaggTGCAGAACTTGCCACCTGACGGACTCGAATCCAGGATCTCATGGAGACATAGAAGATATCCACCACTTTTGCCGttaggttaaaaaataatcaactttatttatttgaaaaatattaagagTGTAGTGATTAGAGAATATGCTTCAAATGAAATTGGAtcttttgaatttctttttacTTTATTCATGGGATGTTTTTTATTGCTTCATTTTTTcctatttatatgattatttggaaacaattttttttttcttttgaaaaacttgtttagataaaataatcaaaatattcctaataattaatattttcaaatactgtaaagtataaaataagaataattggAATGAACCTATTTGAAAAAActataataagttaataaatttatgactAACTAAATTATAtctcaaaacattatttcatctaaaattCACATCCAAATaagatactaaaaaaaattcaaacccaGATCTAAACGTGTTTCTAAATGGAGACCTAAGACTGATGAAGTAAAGATTGAAAGGATagtaacttatttattaataatccaCAACAAACAAGCTTAATTGTATAAGTTCAGGTGAAAAATCATGAATTTTGACCAAACAAATCATCTACCCTTTAAAGCATAAATGGAGACCTAAGACTGATGAAGTAAAGATTGAAAGGATagtaacttatttattaataatccaCAACAAACAAGCTTAATTGTATAAGTTCAGGTGAAAAATCATGAATTTTGACCAAACAAATCATCTACCCTTTAAAGCATACAAACCTCAAACAGGCAGGAATAAATGAAATCTAAGTTTTACAGAAAACATTATGAGGTTCAGACAAGATAGCTTATCTGACAACAATAGATTTAACCTAATCTTATGTTTATTGTTTCTCCAccataagataagataagataaagTTTATGCTGCTGGTTGCTGTTGAGTGATACAGTGCACATTTCCACCACCAAGAAGAATATCCCTAGCACTTTTTATCCTCACTATCTGAAACTCAGTACAACAATATTCAGTTAATTAACTATCACCAAAAAGTATACAATTTTCTAGCATATCCAACCCGTAATCGTAACGACCCAAATGCAAGAGCGGAGCTCTACCAACTGAGCTATATCCCCCGAGCCAAGCTTGGTCTACAGCCTTATCTTTCTGATAAGAGATAGCATTATGGCAGACTGCGCTCAGTTGGTAGAGCTGCGATTATGGGTTGGATGTCTAATTGTCCAGGCGGTAATGACAATATCTTAAAACCATATTTTGCTCATGTAACttgtaaaaaaagaaaaaaaaaacttgtaataaaatatttgcatAATTGAAGACAATATTATTGGCTCTTGACTTACTTGATGGTCTGGAAATGTATGAGACAGGACCCTAACTGCTTCATCATCCCATTTCTGATCTCCAAATTGTGGCGTAATAATAGCTCCATTTGCTATATAGAAGTTTATGTAAGAAGCAGCAAGTACCGAGTCTACACATCTTGCTTTAGCCTCCCCAACCTGGTTTTTCATCACGAGGGAgataataataatctttataccaaatgaattCAAAAAATAAGGTGGATCACAATCCAAAAGTAATATTTATACTGAATGGAGCAAAAGAATGACACCATAATCTGGATTTGATTCAAGTAATAATGATCCAAAATACaatcttataccaaatgaaaaataaataaaatcactttCAGTTTTAATTTGGCGACTTTTAAATGGGATCGTGATTGTGCTAGAAACTGTGACAAAATACCAGTTTCCAAATTATGTGGTTGTAGATAACTTCTTCAACTTTTTGAGAATTTCATTACCCAGAAAAATAAACTTTCTGCTAAAATATAATGTCTTCAGTTTCTCTTAATGAGAACACAATCAACTGAAGAACAATAATATCTAAATATACCTCTTATATTTTCACAATTAACTGCTTCATGATGTATCCTTTTTTTTACCTGAACAAGACCAGCTTCCTCCTCGGCCGTCATGCAAAGAGGCCCAGGAATATGCAATTTAATGATTTCAAATTTTCTCCCTTTCGCATCAGTAGCATTTGAAAGAACCGAATATGCTTCTATGGACCTCTCATACTGAGGGTCAGATTCATCATCAGTCCAGGCCAACAAAACCACTCCAGGTTTCACAAAACAGCACATATTGTCAATGTGACCATTTGTATCCTCATCTCCTGAAAAATTATCTTGTTAAAGAACATTACTTGAGTCATCTTAAACTATGTAAAACAATTAGATGACCTTTTTTGGTTCTCCAAagtaattaaaactaaacattaAAATGTTAGGATCCAGATAACATTGAAATTTGGAAGTTAAAACTGGTAACTGGTAGTAGAAGGATATATTAGTATTAGTATAGGGGCAGTGTGGTAATTAGTAGAGTAAGTTAGTAGGTTACAACTTACAAATAGTAAGAGTATGTATTTTTTTGAGTAATGAATTAAATGGTTATTGAATCTCGTTTATCTCCTCTCTAAAGGCTTAGGCCATTTTTCGTCCCATCTCTAGGGTGGTAAGTCCCATGATGTTAACTACTTAGTTTGTTCATTTGATCAATATAGTTCTATGTTGAAATCAATACAGAATTCTTGATTTCAAAAACATCCACTAAAGTACTAAAACACCCTTACTATAacgtttttaaaatattacatacatcaaacacttttttttttcaaataatcctataTAAACAAGCTCTAACTATTATCTTAATTATCTACTAAAAGCATAACAATCTCGTATCAAATTGCACcaaattacatggattttatttaaatatgatagACGAATAGGGATTCAATAATTGCATTTTGAaatcttttgatgtttttaccaAATAGTCCACGGGGAAGCCACACAATCTTCTGTACTCCAAGATATGCTTTAAGTTCGTCCTCAATTTCTTCTTTGCTCATATGAGGGTTTCTGTTCTTATTTAGTAGGCACTCCTCAGTTGTAAGACATGTCCCTGaatgaaatttgaaaattgtattAACTGTCATATTTAAGACATTCGCGTATAAAGTGTATTTCAAAGTATATATGACAAGCTCCAAACCAAGACATGTAAATCTATATCAGTTTGCATATCTTGGTGTAAAGAAACAAACAAGTGCTTACTTCTCCAAGACAGTTCCAATATCAAATTAATAGTATTAgtaaaacaagaagaaaaaaacaccTTGTAGCACAGGAAATCATACCTTCTCCATCTACATGAATGCTTCCACCTTCAAGAATCATAGAGTGTTTAAATTTAGCAACTCGTTCAACATCCAGAAtctgaaagaaagaaaaagggtGAAAATCAgcaaaataattgaagaatgaAAGAACATGTAACTGAATTGTATACTATCACAAGATCAAGACTTCACTGACCTTACTTGCCAGAAGATTGTCAAAACTCCAATCTATATAGCAACCTCCATCAACTCCTAATcatccaaaaaaaattgaaaaatggaAATATCAGAACTACACGATGAAAAgatataataaacaatatacATGTATTAGGCAAACAATCATCTGCAATAAGAAGAGCATTAATGACCCAAACAACTTGAAAAGAATGAATTGGTGATAAAAATAGATAGCTATAGTGCCTCTTCTATCTGATTAATAGGACAAAACTTATTGATTTGATTGAATCatgtgataaaatgacatttatGTCACAATAGAACCAAATAAAATTACTCTTTTATCGTATAAAATGTACCACCAGTGTCAATTACTATAACAGGTTGTATGGAAATCAGTGTTTCAAGTCCAGGAAGGCATGAGAATCGACCAAATGATGAAGAACCTATTTAACCTTGCCGattatatttactaaataagaAACAAATTGGTAAATAAAATTCCAGATCATATCTTTCTTATCATATTCCCTAATGTACTACTTACATTTTATacacatttttaactaattctaatttttacaCAAGTTTTAACCTCATTCAGAAGATCATTCCACCGAGGATCCATCTTTACCTTATTTACTACAACAATGCCTAACCTATGCCGAATATCTAGGTATTGATGTTCCAGAATAGGAAATCTGGATTATTAGagttatacatatatatatatgatcaatttATGGGGAAGTTTGGAATGTCAAGACACCCTTCAAAGATGAAAGCACTTAGCATAACTCTAATATGGAGATTCTAGTTTTAGAAGACAGGAAGCAGGAAAGTACAAAAGGAAAATTGACCCATCATACATACCCCCATAACTGTTGAATTCCCAATCAATCCCAGCAACCTTAGCCTCTGAGTCACTTGTGGATTTGCTTTCTTTTACAACAAACTAAGAGATTAAGATAAACTTCATTTCAATAATTCAATAGATGTTTGGAAAAAGTCAAATATCATAAAGAGAAAAGAGTAAACATACTGTAGGCCCTGAATCACGAAGCCAAGAATCATTCAAGCTCATTTCAATCACCCTTACACTTTTCGGTAATTGACTTCGAGCATTTGCCCACTGATATTTAACAAccaatgaaaaataataatcaagAATTGGGTATGCAAatgcaaatccaaatccaaatccatTTTCTCCTTCAACTAACCTGTGCAGCACTAGCACAAACAGTCACTGGCTCAAACTTTGATATAGCAGATGCAACTTCCACAAATGCACGTTGACCATGGATTGCATTATCTCTCCAATTATCCAGACGTTCctgtaaaacaaaaataacttcataaattaaaaatgatattttggtATTATCCCTCCAGTTTATACATCAATCATATGTTGCCATGATAGCTGATTTGTTTAACTTTGTTAAGAAGTTCTAATCTGATTCAAATAGAAATacatatagatagatagatagatagatagatagatagatagatagatagatagatagatagatagatagatagatagatagatagatagataaaaagataaaatgggTGTGGATTGAACTCACAGGCCAACCGATCCAACACATAGAATGAGGTTCCCATTCTGCAGGCATGCGGTATCCATGAAAAACTGGTGTTTCTTTCAAATCCATTGCCGTCTTCAATGACTGACTGTTACagtatcttcttcttcttcttccaaacaACAGATTGAACAGAAAAATACAAGCTTGGAACTGAATACAAAATCTTGCGACTGCAGATTTAACAGTTGTTTCTGCAGCTTCAGAAAtcaatgattttgttagatCGAAAAGAAGGGAAAAAGAACAATGGCGGCAGTGTCAGATAACTTTACCCTTGAATCATCGCAGCGCAGAcaaattttatgtaaattatgtatattttgtgctcatatatattacattaagtttgtttttttactatataaattgtatatgataaaaaaaaaagtataaataaaatattttaataatatatatttataaaaatataatataatatataataataataataataataatgatcgATTGGTTTCACGGATATAGAGTTTtcgttaatttgaatatatatatatataaaagtaaatgaatatttgaatcaGATAGTATTTAACACactcataaacttgaaacggttaaaattaaaattaaaaatattatatatatatatatatatatatttcttatatgaaaaaaaaatagtacaaCCTATTAACCcattataagaataaaaatatttttaaattttttttatttaaaaagtgttatttgtgattttatatgtataataatatatatatatatatatataataatatatatataataatgtttaatttaaatttgtttggtttattgGGTCGAGAATggtagttaatttgaatatatatatgaaagagtGAATTATATTTGGATCTGATCTTAggttaattcattcatatataaatttgaaacagttaaaattaaaattaaaaatactatatcgAACgtggaaaagaaaaaaaaaaagtaagtgctaaaatattaacaaattatgattataagaataaaagtatttttaaagtTGATAATATAGTctcagtttttttatttaaaaattgttagttgtgatttgaaattattaatttttttacttcaaCTGATCTAGGGTTAATCCTTTGAGGTTGATAATGGTAGtgtctcaatttttttatttaaaaaatgttagttgtgattttaaatattaataaaaataaataatattaatatataatgataattttgtttaaatataaaatatattaatattttagttaatatttttttaaatataaaatatttaatattttattaataaataaagatgtGGAGAACTGGTATAAAATGtcctaattattaattaattaataaatatatattatgaattaaataaatctggtcatattatgaaattttttatataatatattatacttctatattttatttttattagaaagtCTGTTACATTCTTTTTAagtatttcaaaaaattcaaccaaaattaattttttaatcaattatttctcaaccctcactcatttcattaattaaaatactaaaatactttatatttaaaattattattttttattttatttatatatatcaataccctttaaattattttaccaaaaataatcatcaccttcacaaaatcatcaccaatcattattttttttctctctaaatttttaaaaaaatttcaatccgaaaaaattataatttgggATAAGTTactttttgatattattattattattattattattattattataatagacaTATAGAAAATACAGTATCATAatatatcgatttttaaggtataccgaaaaaaagaTCAAATATAGTACCGAAATTATTTATACGATAAATATacgagattttcaaaattttaatatatcgagatataccgaaattgtatttatacattaatatatatatatatatatataattattataagaaaataaatatatttaatattaatttaattatagaaacataattttaaaaattaaatcaaaatataattatattgtaatattatttaatatctatcATCTCTAAGTTgacaataaaattgaaaaaaagatCAAACCAAACTTTCAATCTTTTGAAGCAATTGAAATGAGTGAAACTAAGTATTCAATTCTTTCAATTATTgtcataatatttttgtaatatcaTCTTTAATAATTGACAATAAGTCTATTTTTAGCTTGAATAAgagaatatttgatttttttatgaataaattgaGTCTTAAAATGGTGGAAACATCATTGGTTTGTACAAATGATTGGTCAAAAAGAGATGAATTCAATATAAGAAAAgatcttatttaaattatttaataaaaattaaaaaattaaaaagagtgagatatttttattaattaattctaaattaattaatatttattattattattattattattatttttattattattattattatttaacattaattgtattatcaatttatataaaaaaaaattacaaatacaaatgctattaaaaattgtttgaatcTTTCCCATATCCCCTTTAGTCTAACTTACCaagattatatttatgtttatttttgataatttcaatttttgtaacaaaatttaatttttataaaaaatgttaaattttaaaaaataattattttatgataaatatttttaattttaggtaacgtttatgtattaattatattaaattgatttttttgtttaagttattaTGTTTTTAGGTAGGAAAGATATAATatcgataccgtaccgaaattaaagTATACTGAAATCAGAAATTGCGGAGGCTTGGTTTAATCAAGCCGCTGAGTATTGGAAACATACCtgtaatattatgaatttttctATACCGAAACTTTcgataatgtataaaatatggataaaataataagtatacCATATCGACCCACCCTAGTTagtataatttttctttcaatttatttgttattgaatgataaaaaattaatttaaaaataaaataaagttataagacATTCTTATCAAACAAtatatttaccttttttttttcttccaac
This DNA window, taken from Impatiens glandulifera unplaced genomic scaffold, dImpGla2.1, whole genome shotgun sequence, encodes the following:
- the LOC124918038 gene encoding D-aminoacyl-tRNA deacylase-like; translation: MVTLVVATTADPASIGPASALLAMPGFHPGPTFQNISSFVNKELRLLKHDNPIVLEDHLDRRWESVTGETVDEVIFLSKHTAVSNRPALTVHPIGVPHLREDEVPPAGGKSGWAAPPNPRIGPWLRLLKSIAESFSLLPEFEVTLEATHHGPEINSPTMFVEIGSTEEQWKRQDAAQAIALLVWEGLGLGGGAAVGHWSRKNYQNKVLLGIGGGHYVPRHMDIVMKDGVWVGHLLSGYSLTMEEEDVHKSEGKTSTDSVGGTWRQAIKVALETTKSAFPGGEVLAHLDKKSLKGWQKQAITKFLVELNVNIGKPSDFY
- the LOC124918033 gene encoding agmatine deiminase-like; the encoded protein is MDLKETPVFHGYRMPAEWEPHSMCWIGWPERLDNWRDNAIHGQRAFVEVASAISKFEPVTVCASAAQWANARSQLPKSVRVIEMSLNDSWLRDSGPTFVVKESKSTSDSEAKVAGIDWEFNSYGGVDGGCYIDWSFDNLLASKILDVERVAKFKHSMILEGGSIHVDGEGTCLTTEECLLNKNRNPHMSKEEIEDELKAYLGVQKIVWLPRGLFGDEDTNGHIDNMCCFVKPGVVLLAWTDDESDPQYERSIEAYSVLSNATDAKGRKFEIIKLHIPGPLCMTAEEEAGLVQVGEAKARCVDSVLAASYINFYIANGAIITPQFGDQKWDDEAVRVLSHTFPDHQIVRIKSARDILLGGGNVHCITQQQPAA